The proteins below are encoded in one region of Neodiprion virginianus isolate iyNeoVirg1 chromosome 7, iyNeoVirg1.1, whole genome shotgun sequence:
- the LOC124309533 gene encoding alkaline ceramidase: protein MWRPFEPGSSPVDWCEGNYSISPSIAEFMNTFSNVVFLLLPPVLMHLFRDYGRFVNPGIHIIWFLLMIVGASSAYFHATLSLIGQLLDELAILWVYMAGFCMFFPRRYFPNVFKNNRKKFSIFAILSTVIATGLAVVHPFVNAFALMTLCIPAFGFMVIELKRTKSVRVYRLGVRCGAIWILAVTCWLNDRLFCDTWLNLNFPYLHALWHLFIFIASYTAAVLFAYFSVTEEKPHQSPILKYWPRNDFELGIPYVTIRSYIKVDSNTNI, encoded by the exons ATGTGGAGACCCTTTGAGCCTGGAAGCTCACCGGTAGACTGGTGTGAAGGGAACTACAGCATATCTCCGAGTATTGCTGAATTTATGAATACA TTTAGCAATGTGGTGTTTCTACTGCTGCCTCCGGTTCTGATGCATCTCTTTAGAGATTACGGGAGATTCGTCAATCCTGGAATTCATATCATCTGGTTTCTCTTGATGATCGTCGGCGCCAGTAGTGCATATTTTCACGCAACATTATCTCTCATAG GGCAACTGTTGGACGAACTTGCAATATTATGGGTATACATGGCTGGATTCTGCATGTTTTTTCCAAGGAGATATTTTCCTAAcgtattcaaaaataatagaaaGAAATTCTCAATATTTGCAATATTGTCGACGGTAATCGCCACAGGTTTGGCCGTTGTACATCCGTTTGTAAATGCATTCGCACTAATGACTCTCTGCATTCCTGCTTTTGGGTTTATGGTCATTGAATTGAAGAG gaCGAAATCTGTTAGAGTTTATCGTCTCGGTGTTCGATGTGGTGCTATTTGGATTTTGGCAGTAACCTGTTGGCTCAACGATCGATTATTCTGTGATACTTGGCTGAACTTGAATTTTCCTTATCTTCATGCGCTCTggcatttgtttatttttattgcaagTTACACAGCCGCTGTATTGTTTGCTTACTTTTCTGTGACGGAAGAGAAACCTCATCAATCTccgatattaaaatattgGCCCAggaatgattttgaattgggAATACCTTATGTCACTATAAGAAGTTACATCAAGGTAGACAGTAATACCAATATATAA
- the LOC124309535 gene encoding 6-pyruvoyl tetrahydrobiopterin synthase isoform X2 — translation MTQVPVVYLTRKETISACHRLHSPHLTDEQNAAIYGKCNNFWGHGHNYTVEVTVRGPVDEKTGMISPTICIFVES, via the exons ATGACGCAAGTGCCGGTTGTGTATTTGACCAGGAAAGAAACAATATCTGCTTGCCATCGCCTTCATAG cCCACACTTGACCGACGAGCAGAACGCAGCAATTTACGGAAAGTGTAACAATTTTTGGGGGCACGGACACAATTACACCG tgGAGGTCACAGTGCGAGGTCCTGTGGATGAAAAAACTGGAATG ATTTCGCCCACGATTTGCATCTTTGTCGAGTCCTAA
- the LOC124309535 gene encoding 6-pyruvoyl tetrahydrobiopterin synthase isoform X1, whose protein sequence is MTQVPVVYLTRKETISACHRLHSPHLTDEQNAAIYGKCNNFWGHGHNYTVEVTVRGPVDEKTGMVMNISDLKIYMKNVLMDKLDHKNLDKDVPYFKHVVSTTENVAIFVFDELKKEMPKPDLLYEVKIYETDKNIVIYRGE, encoded by the exons ATGACGCAAGTGCCGGTTGTGTATTTGACCAGGAAAGAAACAATATCTGCTTGCCATCGCCTTCATAG cCCACACTTGACCGACGAGCAGAACGCAGCAATTTACGGAAAGTGTAACAATTTTTGGGGGCACGGACACAATTACACCG tgGAGGTCACAGTGCGAGGTCCTGTGGATGAAAAAACTGGAATGGTAATGAATATTtccgatttgaaaatttatatgaaaaatgtGTTGATGGATAAATTagatcataaaaatttggataaaGATGTGCCGTATTTCAAGCACGTTGTTTCAACAACAGAGAATGTAGCTATTTTTGTCTTCGAtgaattgaagaaagaaatgCCCAAACCTGATTTATTGTATGaggtaaaaatatatgaaactgataaaaatattgtaatttataGAGGCGAATAA
- the LOC124309532 gene encoding electron transfer flavoprotein subunit alpha, mitochondrial isoform X1 has product MFVNCSRTIRHKTQLNSFLQRYQSTLVIAEHNNEALSTITQNALTAARQIGGDITVLVAGTKCGPVAEAVSKANGVAKVLVAENDAFKGFVPEAITPLILATQKQFNFSHILAGATAFGKALLPRVAAKLDVSPVSDIIGVKSPDTFVRTIYAGNAIQTVKAKDSVKVVSIRGTSFEAAPLEGGSAKLEPAPAGDYKSNSVEFVKQELTKSDRPALASAKIVISGGRGLKSGENFQLLYTLADKMNAAVGASRAAVDAGFVPNDLQVGQTGKIVAPDLYVAVGISGAIQHLAGMKDSKTIVAINKDPEAPIFQVADYGLVADLFKVVPELTEKV; this is encoded by the exons atgtttgtCAACTGTTCCCGTACGATCAGACACAAAACTCAG CTGAACAGTTTTTTGCAAAGATATCAATCGACTTTGGTAATTGCTGAGCATAATAACGAGGCTCTGTCGACGATAACCCAAAATGCATTAACCGCAGCCAGGCAAATCGGTGGGGATATCACTGTCTTGGTTGCTGGCACAAAGTGCGGGCCAGTAGCGGAGGCTGTATCCAAAGCTAACGGCGTAGCTAAGGTTTTGGTTGCCGAGAACGACGCCTTCAAGGGATTCGTCCCTGAAGCCATAACACCGCTGATATTAGCTACCCAAAAACAGTTCAACTTCAGCCACATTCTCGCAGGTGCTACGGCATTTGGAAAGGCTTTGCTGCCAAGA GTAGCCGCCAAACTAGATGTTTCCCCGGTGAGTGATATAATCGGCGTTAAATCGCCAGACACATTTGTGAGAACAATATATGCGGGCAATGCTATACAAACTGTGAAAGCTAAGGACAGCGTCAAAGTTGTTTCTATTCGAGGGACTTCTTTCGAGGCAGCGCCTCTAGAAGGAGGGAGCGCCAAGCTAGAGCCAGCACCAGCGGGTGATTATAAGTCTAATTCGGTCGAGTTTGTAAAGCAAGAACTGACAAAGTCCGACAGACCAGCGCTCGCTTCTGCCAAAATTGTCATCTCTGGTGGGCGTGGGTTAAAATCCGGAGAAAACTTCCAGCTTCTGTACACGCTTGCCGATAAAATGAACGCAGCCGTTGGTGCTTCTCGTGCCGCAGTTGATGCTGGATTTGTACCGAATGACTTGCAAGTTGGACAGACTGGGAAAATTGTAGCGCCG GACCTCTATGTCGCCGTGGGTATCTCCGGAGCGATTCAGCATCTTGCGGGAATGAAAGATTCAAAAACAATCGTAGCGATAAATAAAGATCCGGAAGCTCCTATTTTCCAAGTCGCTGATTACGGCTTGGTAGCAGATTTGTTCAAAGTGGTACCAGAGCTTACCGAGAAGGTGTAA
- the LOC124309532 gene encoding electron transfer flavoprotein subunit alpha, mitochondrial isoform X2, whose amino-acid sequence MFVNCSRTIRHKTQLNSFLQRYQSTLVIAEHNNEALSTITQNALTAARQIGGDITVLVAGTKCGPVAEAVSKANGVAKVLVAENDAFKGFVPEAITPLILATQKQFNFSHILAGATAFGKALLPRVAAKLDVSPVSDIIGVKSPDTFVRTIYAGNAIQTVKAKDSVKVVSIRGTSFEAAPLEGGSAKLEPAPAGDYKSNSVEFVKQELTKSDRPALASAKIVISGGRGLKSGENFQLLYTLADKMNAAVGASRAAVDAGFVPNDLQVGQTGKIVAPN is encoded by the exons atgtttgtCAACTGTTCCCGTACGATCAGACACAAAACTCAG CTGAACAGTTTTTTGCAAAGATATCAATCGACTTTGGTAATTGCTGAGCATAATAACGAGGCTCTGTCGACGATAACCCAAAATGCATTAACCGCAGCCAGGCAAATCGGTGGGGATATCACTGTCTTGGTTGCTGGCACAAAGTGCGGGCCAGTAGCGGAGGCTGTATCCAAAGCTAACGGCGTAGCTAAGGTTTTGGTTGCCGAGAACGACGCCTTCAAGGGATTCGTCCCTGAAGCCATAACACCGCTGATATTAGCTACCCAAAAACAGTTCAACTTCAGCCACATTCTCGCAGGTGCTACGGCATTTGGAAAGGCTTTGCTGCCAAGA GTAGCCGCCAAACTAGATGTTTCCCCGGTGAGTGATATAATCGGCGTTAAATCGCCAGACACATTTGTGAGAACAATATATGCGGGCAATGCTATACAAACTGTGAAAGCTAAGGACAGCGTCAAAGTTGTTTCTATTCGAGGGACTTCTTTCGAGGCAGCGCCTCTAGAAGGAGGGAGCGCCAAGCTAGAGCCAGCACCAGCGGGTGATTATAAGTCTAATTCGGTCGAGTTTGTAAAGCAAGAACTGACAAAGTCCGACAGACCAGCGCTCGCTTCTGCCAAAATTGTCATCTCTGGTGGGCGTGGGTTAAAATCCGGAGAAAACTTCCAGCTTCTGTACACGCTTGCCGATAAAATGAACGCAGCCGTTGGTGCTTCTCGTGCCGCAGTTGATGCTGGATTTGTACCGAATGACTTGCAAGTTGGACAGACTGGGAAAATTGTAGCGCCG